CCCCGCCCAGCCAAACGACTTCAGTCGCCCGCCGGTGGAAAATGGCGTTGAATATAATCGATCGCCGCTTCCAATGTGGGAAGAATCTTAGTGCAGAATCTCGCCATCCAAGGACTACAATCCGAAAACGGAATCGGTGAGAAAGATACGACGAACTTTCCCAAATCGTGGGCGGCGTAAAAGACTTCCATCGCCGTTCCGATGCTGGGCTTGCAATAATTGACCAACAGAATGTCCGCGTCGCGGATATCTTGCAGATCGAATTCGACGATTTCGTTGGCGCTGTCGACTTCGTTATCCTTAAAATCGCGCCGCATGGGATCGAGCATGTGAAAGCGGCCGTTCAACGATCGCTTGGCGATATCCCGCCAACTCCTGGCTTCGCCGTCGATCTCTCCCATGATGGGACCGCACAAATAAATGGTTTTGCGTTTTTCGGTCATCCGATGCCATTCGCTTTCTACGGAATAATATGACGATCGCGTTCGAGA
This genomic window from Candidatus Omnitrophota bacterium contains:
- a CDS encoding nucleoside 2-deoxyribosyltransferase; protein product: MTEKRKTIYLCGPIMGEIDGEARSWRDIAKRSLNGRFHMLDPMRRDFKDNEVDSANEIVEFDLQDIRDADILLVNYCKPSIGTAMEVFYAAHDLGKFVVSFSPIPFSDCSPWMARFCTKILPTLEAAIDYIQRHFPPAGD